The following are encoded together in the Phocoena sinus isolate mPhoSin1 chromosome 11, mPhoSin1.pri, whole genome shotgun sequence genome:
- the LOC116762914 gene encoding LOW QUALITY PROTEIN: 60S acidic ribosomal protein P0-like (The sequence of the model RefSeq protein was modified relative to this genomic sequence to represent the inferred CDS: inserted 3 bases in 2 codons), translating into MSREDRATWKSNYFLKIIQLLNDYPKCFTVGADNVGSRQMQQIRVSLRGKAVVLMGKNTMMDKVIRGHLGNNPALEKPWPHIQGNVGFVFTKEDLTEIRNVMLANDMPPAXPCKVTVLVQNTDLGPEKTSFFQALGXYTKISMGTIEILSDVQLIKIGDKLGASEAPLLNISPFSFGPVIQQVFDNGSICNPEGLDITEETLHSRFLEGVRNVVSVCLQIGYPAVASVPPSIISGYRWVLALSVETDYTFPLAEKVKAFLGDPSALVAAATTVAPAAAAAAPAKVEAKEESEESDEYMGFGLFD; encoded by the exons ATGTCCAGGGAAGACAGGGCAACCTGGAAGTCCAACTACTTCCTTAAGATCATCCAACTTCTGAATGATTATCCGAAATGCTTCACTGTGGGAGCAGACAATGTGGGCTCCAGGCAGATGCAGCAGATCCGCGTGTCCCTCCGCGGGAAGGCTGTGGTGCTGATGGGCAAGAACACGATGATGGACAAGGTGATCCGAGGGCATCTGGGAAACAACCCAGCTTTGGAGAAACCGTGGCCTCACATCCAGGGGAACGTGGGCTTTGTGTTCACCAAGGAGGACCTCACTGAGATCAGGAACGTGATGCTGGCCAATGACATGCCGCCTGC GCCCTGCAAAGTCACTGTGCTGGTCCAGAACACTGATCTGGGCCCTGAGAAGACCTCCTTCTTCCAGGCTTTAG AATACACTAAAATCTCCATGGGCACCATCGAAATCCTGAGTGATGTGCAGCTGATTAAGATTGGAGACAAATTGGGAGCCAGTGAAGCCCCGTTGCTGAAcatctcccccttctcctttggGCCGGTCATCCAGCAGGTGTTTGACAATGGCAGCATCTGTAACCCTGAAGGGCTTGACATCACAGAGGAAACTCTGCATTCTCGCTTCCTGGAGGGTGTCCGCAATGTTGTCAGCGTATGTCTGCAGATTGGTTACCCAGCTGTTGCATCTGTACCGCCTTCTATCATCAGTGGGTACAGGTGGGTCCTGGCTTTGTCTGTGGAGACTGATTACACCTTCCCACTTGCTGAAAAGGTCAAGGCCTTCTTGGGTGATCCGTCTGCACTTGTGGCTGCTGCCACCACTGttgctcctgctgctgctgctgcagccccagCCAAGGTTGAAGCAAAGGAAGAGTCGGAGGAGTCGGACGAGTATATGGGATTTGGTCTCTTTGACTAA